The following proteins are co-located in the Streptomyces sp. NBC_01198 genome:
- a CDS encoding DUF5063 domain-containing protein has product MNKGAGAGAARPQAEPLVPQEPDEFAVQISDQIESFILAVREVAKGDDPDSAVPYLLLEVSQLLLAGGRLGAHEDFVPDERYEPDAGPEPDEDDLRQRLAALLEPIDVYSEVFDPYVPRSTPVACRISDDMADVVADLAHGMTHFAAGRVSEALWWWQFSYLSNWGSTTSASLRALQSLVAHVRLDSPLDELDGLDTGGGADDDDALAEEAGRVMEAELGTLGLRPAQ; this is encoded by the coding sequence ATGAACAAGGGCGCGGGAGCCGGCGCGGCACGGCCGCAGGCCGAGCCGCTCGTCCCGCAGGAGCCGGACGAGTTCGCCGTCCAGATCTCCGACCAGATCGAGAGCTTCATCCTCGCGGTCCGCGAGGTGGCCAAGGGCGACGACCCGGACAGCGCGGTGCCGTATCTGCTGCTTGAGGTCTCGCAGTTGCTGCTGGCCGGCGGCCGGCTGGGGGCGCACGAGGACTTCGTGCCCGACGAGCGCTACGAGCCGGACGCGGGCCCGGAGCCCGACGAGGACGACCTGCGGCAGCGGCTGGCGGCGCTGCTCGAACCGATCGACGTCTACTCCGAGGTCTTCGACCCGTACGTGCCGAGGTCGACGCCGGTGGCCTGCCGGATCTCGGACGACATGGCCGACGTGGTGGCCGATCTGGCGCACGGGATGACGCACTTCGCGGCGGGGCGGGTGTCGGAGGCGCTGTGGTGGTGGCAGTTCTCCTACCTGTCCAACTGGGGTTCGACGACGAGCGCGAGCCTGCGCGCCCTGCAGTCGCTGGTCGCGCACGTACGGCTCGACAGCCCCCTTGACGAGCTGGACGGCCTGGACACCGGTGGCGGCGCGGACGACGACGACGCGCTGGCGGAGGAGGCCGGCCGCGTCATGGAGGCCGAGCTGGGGACGCTGGGGCTGCGCCCAGCTCAGTGA
- a CDS encoding DNA polymerase III subunit gamma and tau, whose amino-acid sequence MSLALYRRYRPETFAEVIGQEHVTDPLQQALRNNRVNHAYLFSGPRGCGKTTSARILARCLNCEQGPTPTPCGVCQSCRDLARNGPGSIDVIEIDAASHGGVDDARDLREKAFFGPAGSRYKIYIIDEAHMVTSAGFNALLKVVEEPPEHLKFIFATTEPEKVIGTIRSRTHHYPFRLVPPGTLRDYLAAVCQREDIAVEDGVYPLVVRAGAGSVRDSMSVMDQLLAGAGSDGVTYAMATALLGYTDAALLDDVVDGFAAGDGGAVFGMVDRVIEGGHDPRRFVADLLERLRDLVILAAVPDAMDKGLIDAPRDVVERMQAQAAVFGAAELSRAADIVSTGLTEMRGATSPRLQLELICARVLLPAAYDDERSLQARLERLERGGFTGGGGGNGGAGGVGGSGGGGTSGAGGNGYAAAAPAGPVAGVPGEAPAGAAAARAAAGRTPPPEPVRPAPEPTPVPEAVRAPDPVPQAPAKPGAWPTAAPQSPAQSSAQSPAQSPARPQAPAPAQAQAQAQAVPAPAAGGGDPTRVRQMWPQILDAVKNRRRLTWMLLFNNAQVSGFDGETLQVGFDNPGARNSFTNSGSEDVLKQAINDALGVQWRIEAIVDPSGGSSGGGNGGGGGMGGGFGGGGGFGGGGSSRPPASPQSPAAPQGQGYGGGAASPDAYGSAQAVTQAMAPAPSTRPGGQGGVGTATAAPPGPRSAPADVARREPPRYTDETPPPPIEDDIPEDDDPDLVDSALSGHDLFIRELGATVIEEIQHD is encoded by the coding sequence GTGTCCCTCGCTCTGTACCGCCGCTATCGACCCGAGACCTTCGCCGAGGTCATCGGGCAGGAGCATGTCACCGACCCGTTGCAGCAGGCGCTGCGGAACAACCGGGTCAACCATGCGTACCTGTTCAGCGGGCCGCGCGGGTGCGGGAAGACGACCAGCGCGCGGATCCTGGCCCGCTGCCTGAACTGCGAGCAGGGGCCGACGCCCACGCCGTGCGGGGTGTGCCAGTCGTGCCGGGACCTGGCCAGGAACGGGCCGGGGTCGATCGACGTGATCGAGATCGACGCCGCGTCGCACGGTGGCGTGGACGATGCCCGTGACCTGCGGGAAAAGGCGTTCTTCGGGCCGGCGGGCAGCCGGTACAAGATCTACATCATCGACGAAGCGCACATGGTCACCTCCGCGGGGTTCAACGCCCTGCTCAAGGTGGTCGAGGAACCGCCGGAGCACCTGAAGTTCATCTTCGCCACGACCGAGCCCGAGAAGGTCATCGGCACCATCAGGTCGCGTACGCACCACTATCCCTTCCGGCTGGTGCCTCCCGGCACGCTGCGTGACTACCTCGCCGCGGTGTGCCAGCGCGAGGACATCGCCGTCGAGGACGGGGTCTATCCGCTGGTGGTGCGGGCCGGGGCCGGGTCGGTGCGGGACTCGATGTCGGTGATGGACCAGCTGCTGGCCGGGGCCGGGTCAGACGGGGTGACGTACGCCATGGCCACCGCGCTGCTCGGTTACACGGACGCGGCGCTGCTGGACGACGTGGTGGACGGCTTCGCGGCCGGGGACGGCGGCGCGGTCTTCGGGATGGTGGACCGGGTCATCGAGGGCGGGCACGACCCGCGCCGTTTCGTGGCCGACCTGCTGGAAAGGCTCCGCGACCTGGTCATCCTCGCCGCCGTGCCGGACGCCATGGACAAGGGCCTGATCGACGCGCCCCGCGATGTGGTGGAGCGGATGCAGGCCCAGGCGGCGGTCTTCGGGGCCGCCGAGCTGAGCCGGGCCGCGGACATCGTCAGTACGGGGTTGACGGAGATGCGCGGGGCGACCTCGCCTCGGCTGCAACTGGAGCTGATCTGCGCCCGGGTGCTGCTGCCCGCCGCCTACGACGACGAGCGCTCGCTGCAGGCCCGGCTGGAACGGCTGGAGCGGGGCGGCTTCACCGGCGGAGGCGGCGGAAACGGCGGCGCGGGTGGAGTTGGTGGCAGTGGTGGCGGCGGGACCAGCGGCGCCGGCGGGAACGGCTACGCAGCCGCGGCCCCCGCCGGGCCGGTCGCCGGTGTGCCCGGCGAGGCCCCCGCCGGCGCGGCCGCCGCCCGGGCCGCCGCGGGACGTACCCCGCCGCCCGAGCCCGTACGCCCCGCGCCGGAACCGACGCCGGTGCCGGAAGCCGTACGCGCGCCCGACCCCGTACCGCAGGCGCCCGCCAAGCCGGGGGCCTGGCCGACCGCCGCACCGCAGAGCCCTGCCCAGAGCTCTGCGCAGAGCCCGGCACAAAGCCCGGCCCGGCCGCAGGCCCCCGCACCCGCTCAGGCCCAGGCCCAGGCCCAGGCGGTCCCGGCGCCGGCAGCCGGTGGGGGCGACCCCACCCGGGTACGGCAGATGTGGCCGCAGATCCTCGACGCCGTCAAGAACCGGCGCCGGCTGACCTGGATGCTGCTCTTCAACAACGCCCAGGTCTCCGGCTTCGACGGCGAGACGCTGCAGGTCGGGTTCGACAACCCCGGCGCCCGCAACAGCTTCACCAACAGCGGCAGCGAGGACGTGCTCAAGCAGGCGATCAACGACGCGCTCGGCGTGCAGTGGCGCATCGAGGCCATCGTCGATCCCTCCGGCGGCAGCTCCGGTGGCGGTAACGGCGGCGGTGGCGGCATGGGCGGCGGCTTCGGCGGCGGAGGCGGCTTCGGCGGGGGCGGGTCCTCGCGGCCGCCCGCGTCACCGCAGTCCCCGGCCGCACCCCAGGGCCAGGGGTACGGCGGCGGCGCCGCGAGCCCGGACGCGTACGGCTCCGCGCAGGCCGTGACCCAGGCCATGGCGCCGGCTCCGTCCACCAGGCCGGGCGGCCAGGGCGGTGTGGGCACCGCGACCGCCGCACCGCCGGGGCCGAGGTCCGCGCCGGCTGACGTGGCGCGGCGGGAGCCGCCGAGGTACACCGACGAGACGCCGCCGCCCCCGATCGAGGACGACATCCCGGAGGACGACGACCCGGACCTCGTCGATTCGGCACTCAGCGGTCACGACCTGTTCATCCGCGAGCTGGGCGCGACCGTGATCGAGGAGATCCAGCACGACTGA
- a CDS encoding bifunctional DNA primase/polymerase: MTHPHPSALLSAALAAAERGWPVIPLRPGGKVPALHGERRCPGTGDCTDGHRTFEQRATTDPQRIARCWSAGPFNVGIATGPAGLLVVDLDTLKPTDEKGTPDGVSNFLALCERAGQAVPTTRRIRTPSGGQHLYFTAPPGTRLTNTASTLAKKVDTRAWGGQVVALGSQTPQGPYAVLDDSPVADLPEWLQTALTAPQRLTAAPFRLPPVRNASRCAQIALERESAAVAARRAVGERNKELLRAVIRVGRYVARGDIDRTAVEEAFQAGGESSGLTAAECRATIRSALAYSLRTVRPRQEAS, translated from the coding sequence ATGACCCATCCCCACCCTTCCGCGCTGCTGTCCGCAGCGCTCGCCGCCGCCGAACGCGGCTGGCCCGTCATCCCGCTGCGCCCCGGCGGGAAGGTCCCCGCCCTGCACGGTGAGCGCCGCTGCCCCGGCACAGGCGACTGCACGGACGGGCACCGCACGTTCGAACAGCGCGCCACCACCGACCCGCAGCGCATCGCGCGCTGCTGGTCGGCAGGCCCGTTCAACGTCGGGATCGCCACCGGGCCCGCCGGGCTTCTCGTGGTCGACCTGGACACGCTCAAGCCGACAGACGAGAAGGGCACGCCTGACGGCGTGAGCAACTTCTTGGCGCTCTGCGAGCGCGCCGGACAGGCCGTCCCCACCACACGCCGCATCCGGACCCCCAGCGGCGGGCAGCACCTGTACTTCACCGCCCCGCCCGGCACGCGGCTGACCAACACCGCGAGCACCCTCGCGAAGAAGGTCGACACCCGCGCTTGGGGCGGACAGGTCGTCGCGCTCGGCAGCCAAACCCCTCAGGGCCCGTATGCGGTCCTGGACGACTCCCCGGTTGCAGACCTACCCGAATGGCTTCAAACCGCCCTGACGGCCCCTCAGAGGCTCACGGCGGCCCCGTTCCGGCTCCCGCCGGTCCGCAACGCCTCCCGGTGCGCCCAAATCGCCCTCGAACGCGAGAGCGCCGCCGTTGCCGCACGGCGCGCTGTCGGAGAGCGCAACAAGGAACTGCTGCGGGCAGTGATCCGGGTGGGCCGGTACGTGGCGCGCGGCGACATCGACCGCACGGCCGTGGAAGAGGCGTTTCAGGCGGGGGGCGAGTCGTCGGGACTCACCGCTGCCGAGTGCCGCGCCACGATCCGCAGCGCTCTGGCCTACTCCCTGCGCACCGTGCGTCCCCGGCAGGAAGCCTCATGA
- the recR gene encoding recombination mediator RecR: MYEGVVQDLIDELGRLPGVGPKSAQRIAFHILQADPADVRRLVHVLAEVKAKVRFCKVCGNVAQDELCRVCRDPRRDPAVICVVEEPKDVVAIERTREFRGKYHVLGGAISPIDGVGPDDLRIAELLRRLADGTVTELILATDPNLEGEATATYLARTVKPMGLRVTRLASGLPVGGDLEYADEVTLGRAFEGRRLLDV; the protein is encoded by the coding sequence GTGTATGAAGGCGTGGTGCAGGACCTGATCGACGAACTGGGCAGGCTGCCCGGCGTGGGTCCCAAGAGCGCGCAGCGCATCGCCTTCCACATCCTGCAGGCCGACCCGGCGGACGTCCGCCGCCTCGTGCACGTGCTGGCCGAGGTGAAGGCGAAGGTCCGCTTCTGCAAGGTGTGCGGCAACGTCGCGCAGGACGAGCTGTGCCGGGTGTGCCGCGATCCGCGGCGCGACCCGGCGGTGATCTGCGTGGTCGAGGAGCCCAAGGACGTGGTCGCGATCGAGCGGACCCGCGAGTTCCGCGGGAAATACCACGTGCTGGGCGGGGCGATCAGCCCGATCGACGGTGTCGGCCCCGACGATCTGCGGATCGCGGAACTGCTCCGCAGGCTGGCCGACGGCACCGTCACCGAGCTGATCCTGGCGACGGACCCGAATCTGGAGGGCGAGGCCACGGCGACGTATCTCGCCCGGACGGTGAAACCCATGGGGCTGCGCGTGACGCGCCTGGCCAGCGGCCTGCCGGTGGGTGGCGACTTGGAATACGCGGACGAGGTCACGCTGGGGCGGGCCTTCGAAGGGAGGCGGTTGCTCGATGTCTGA
- a CDS encoding DUF3631 domain-containing protein: MTTAENGAELLNEVEAFHRRFNAFPTEAAYVAVALWDAHAHLLDCFDSTPRLAFLSPEPGSGKTRGLEICGTLVPHPMAAVNASPAALFRAVSMDSGRPTILFDEIDTVFGPKAGDNEELRGLINAGHRRIGVSYRCVAVGDQQTVQAFPVYAAVAVAGLGWLPDTILHRSVVIRMRRRAPNEHVESFRSRIHEPEGHALRDRIATWADSVRDRVNGAFPAMPDGVNDRPADVWEPLLAVADAAGGAWPTRAREACVELVTAAAAGGKASLGIRLLTDLRDNVFCGADRVPTTQIIAALNAVDEAPWADMGGKPLGSRQLSKYLAEYVTADNQPIKARNIRYGEGVAKGYYAADLTDAWARYCPPPPGKSATSATHLEKLPLSSENDVADTGR; encoded by the coding sequence ATGACCACCGCTGAGAACGGCGCCGAACTGCTCAACGAGGTGGAAGCCTTCCACCGCCGCTTCAACGCCTTCCCCACCGAAGCCGCCTACGTCGCCGTGGCGTTGTGGGACGCGCACGCGCACCTGCTCGACTGCTTCGACTCCACCCCCCGCCTCGCGTTCCTCTCCCCGGAACCGGGATCGGGCAAGACGCGCGGACTGGAGATCTGCGGAACCCTGGTCCCCCACCCCATGGCAGCAGTCAACGCGTCCCCCGCCGCACTGTTCCGCGCCGTGTCGATGGACTCCGGACGCCCGACGATCCTCTTCGACGAGATCGACACGGTATTCGGCCCCAAGGCAGGCGACAACGAGGAACTTCGCGGCCTGATCAACGCCGGTCACCGCCGCATCGGGGTGTCCTACCGGTGCGTGGCCGTGGGAGATCAGCAGACCGTCCAAGCCTTCCCCGTCTACGCCGCCGTTGCCGTCGCGGGACTCGGCTGGCTGCCGGACACGATCCTGCACCGCTCAGTCGTCATCCGCATGCGGCGCCGCGCCCCCAACGAGCACGTGGAATCCTTCCGCTCCCGCATCCATGAGCCGGAAGGGCACGCGCTCCGGGACCGCATCGCGACGTGGGCCGACAGCGTGCGCGACCGGGTGAACGGCGCCTTCCCCGCGATGCCCGATGGCGTCAACGACCGCCCTGCCGACGTGTGGGAGCCCCTACTTGCCGTCGCCGACGCTGCCGGCGGCGCCTGGCCCACCCGGGCACGGGAAGCCTGCGTGGAACTCGTCACCGCAGCAGCGGCCGGCGGCAAAGCGTCGCTGGGAATCCGGCTGCTGACCGACCTGCGCGACAACGTGTTCTGCGGCGCCGACCGCGTACCCACGACGCAGATCATCGCGGCGCTCAACGCCGTGGACGAAGCGCCGTGGGCGGACATGGGTGGCAAGCCTCTGGGCTCCCGGCAGTTGTCCAAGTACCTCGCGGAGTACGTCACTGCCGACAACCAGCCGATCAAGGCGCGCAACATCCGCTACGGCGAAGGCGTCGCCAAGGGCTACTACGCCGCCGACCTCACCGACGCGTGGGCCCGCTACTGCCCCCCTCCCCCCGGAAAGTCCGCTACATCCGCTACACACCTCGAAAAACTGCCCCTGAGCAGCGAAAACGATGTAGCGGATACCGGCCGCTGA
- a CDS encoding aspartate kinase: protein MGLVVQKYGGSSVADAEGIKRVARRIVDTKKNGHRVVVVVSAMGDTTDELIDLAEQVSPIPAGREFDMLLTAGERISMALLAMAIKNLGHEAQSFTGSQAGVITDSVHNKARIIDVTPGRIRTALDEGNIAIVAGFQGVSQDKKDITTLGRGGSDTTAVALAAALDAEVCEIYTDVDGVFTADPRVVKKARKMDWIAFEDMLELASSGSKVLLHRCVEYARRYNIPIHVRSSFSGLPGTWVSNERPQGLAPQVALRLAPHIASQGDRPVEQAIISGVSHDTSEAKITVVGVPDKPGEAATIFRAIADAEINIDMIVQNVSAAATALTDISFTLPKSEGHKAMEALTRAQAVIGFDSLRYDDQIAKISLVGAGMKTNPGVTATFFEALSNAGVNIELISTSEIRISVVTRADDVNPAVQAVHSAFGLDSDTDEAVVYGGTGR, encoded by the coding sequence GTGGGCCTTGTCGTGCAGAAGTACGGCGGCTCCTCCGTCGCCGATGCCGAAGGCATCAAGCGCGTCGCCCGAAGGATCGTGGACACCAAGAAGAACGGCCACCGGGTGGTCGTCGTGGTGTCGGCGATGGGCGACACGACGGACGAGCTCATCGATCTCGCAGAGCAGGTCTCGCCGATTCCGGCGGGTCGCGAGTTCGACATGCTGCTGACCGCCGGAGAGCGGATCTCCATGGCGCTGCTGGCGATGGCGATCAAAAACCTGGGCCACGAGGCGCAGTCGTTCACGGGCAGCCAGGCCGGTGTCATCACCGACTCGGTGCACAACAAAGCGCGGATCATCGATGTGACGCCGGGCCGGATCCGTACCGCGCTCGACGAGGGCAACATCGCGATCGTCGCCGGCTTCCAGGGCGTCTCGCAGGACAAGAAGGACATCACCACGCTGGGGCGTGGCGGCTCGGACACCACGGCCGTCGCGCTGGCGGCGGCACTGGACGCCGAGGTGTGCGAGATCTACACCGACGTCGACGGGGTCTTCACCGCGGACCCGCGGGTGGTGAAGAAGGCCCGCAAGATGGACTGGATCGCCTTCGAGGACATGCTGGAGCTGGCCAGCTCCGGTTCGAAGGTGCTGCTGCACCGCTGCGTGGAATACGCGCGGCGCTACAACATCCCCATCCACGTGCGCTCGTCCTTCTCCGGGCTCCCCGGCACCTGGGTCAGCAACGAACGGCCGCAGGGCCTCGCGCCGCAGGTCGCCCTGCGGCTCGCACCGCACATCGCATCGCAAGGAGACAGGCCAGTGGAGCAGGCGATCATCTCCGGCGTCTCGCACGACACGTCCGAGGCGAAGATCACCGTCGTCGGGGTGCCGGACAAGCCGGGTGAGGCAGCGACGATCTTCCGGGCCATCGCGGACGCCGAGATCAACATCGACATGATCGTGCAGAACGTGTCGGCCGCGGCCACGGCGCTGACCGACATCTCCTTCACGCTGCCCAAGTCCGAGGGGCACAAGGCGATGGAGGCGCTGACCAGGGCGCAGGCGGTGATCGGCTTCGACTCGCTGCGCTATGACGACCAGATCGCCAAGATCTCGCTGGTCGGCGCCGGGATGAAGACCAACCCGGGGGTGACGGCGACGTTCTTCGAAGCGCTGTCCAACGCGGGGGTGAACATCGAGCTGATCTCGACCTCCGAGATCCGGATCTCGGTGGTCACCCGGGCCGACGACGTGAACCCCGCAGTTCAGGCGGTGCATTCGGCGTTCGGCCTCGACAGCGACACCGACGAGGCCGTCGTCTACGGCGGCACCGGGCGCTGA
- a CDS encoding RRQRL motif-containing zinc-binding protein: MTLPVYRYRLAPHGLMTRRQLRQHGLSAARAEVVAELRWRSRKARHCGGWRTAYLYDPTTARPVRPMTPGRWRSHAAMMRARRTCPACRTDRGYVISTSLGCCWPCADK, translated from the coding sequence GTGACCCTGCCTGTCTACCGCTACCGCCTCGCCCCGCACGGCCTGATGACCCGCCGCCAACTCCGGCAGCACGGACTCAGCGCCGCCCGCGCGGAAGTCGTCGCAGAACTCCGCTGGCGCTCCCGCAAGGCCCGCCACTGCGGCGGATGGCGCACCGCCTACCTCTACGACCCCACCACCGCCCGACCCGTCCGGCCGATGACCCCCGGCCGCTGGCGCTCGCACGCCGCGATGATGCGCGCCCGCCGCACCTGCCCCGCCTGCCGGACCGATCGCGGCTACGTCATCTCCACCTCGCTGGGCTGCTGCTGGCCCTGCGCCGACAAGTAG
- a CDS encoding helix-turn-helix domain-containing protein: MTTAIAEFPSEIPDDNRTLVLLTVEEAADRLRIGRTTCFNLIRTGALESVTIGHLRRVPVAALPEYVARLREAHRTV; this comes from the coding sequence GTGACCACCGCCATTGCCGAGTTCCCCAGCGAGATCCCTGACGACAACCGGACGTTGGTTCTGCTTACCGTCGAAGAGGCAGCCGATCGTCTCCGCATCGGCAGGACTACCTGCTTCAACCTCATCCGCACGGGCGCTCTGGAGTCCGTCACCATCGGCCACCTCCGGCGCGTTCCGGTCGCGGCCCTGCCCGAGTACGTCGCACGCCTGCGTGAGGCGCACCGCACCGTCTGA
- a CDS encoding tyrosine-type recombinase/integrase, which produces MGENPKRAKRPDGASSIYFGNDGYWHGRVTVGIRDDGKPDRRHVMSKVSEAEIIKKVRKLESQRDAGKVRKAGKAWTLGAWLLHWVEEIAKPSVRDSTYSGYEVDVRVHLVPGLGAHRLEKLEPEHLERFYSKMLAKGSKPATVHHVHRSLKTALNHALRRGHVTRNVAMLAAAPKVEEEEIEPYDLEEVQRLLAEAAKLPNSARWSVALALGLRQGEALGLRWSDVDLRHGVIRVRMNRLRPKYRHGCGGDCGSKAGYCKQRVRKNEDTANTKSRAGRRVIGLPDELARLMELHKNEQDRDRRRAGQEWRETGFVFTSPFGEPLVPSTDYDAWKDLLVSAKVRDGRLHDARHTAATVLLILGVPERVVMQIMGWSSSAMAARYQHVTSGILADVAKRVGGLIWEVAKEGTGGDSEPPGRAR; this is translated from the coding sequence GTGGGCGAAAACCCCAAGCGTGCGAAGCGCCCCGATGGCGCTTCATCCATCTACTTCGGCAATGACGGCTACTGGCACGGCCGCGTCACGGTCGGCATCCGGGATGACGGGAAGCCCGACCGACGACACGTGATGAGCAAGGTCAGCGAAGCGGAAATCATCAAGAAGGTCCGCAAGCTGGAGAGCCAACGCGACGCGGGCAAGGTACGCAAGGCAGGTAAGGCGTGGACGCTCGGAGCGTGGCTGCTGCATTGGGTCGAGGAGATCGCCAAACCCTCCGTGCGCGACTCGACCTACAGCGGCTACGAGGTGGACGTTCGCGTCCACCTGGTTCCCGGGCTTGGTGCTCATCGGCTGGAGAAGCTTGAGCCGGAACACCTCGAACGCTTCTACTCGAAGATGCTGGCCAAGGGCAGCAAGCCGGCAACTGTCCACCACGTACACCGCTCGCTCAAGACTGCCTTGAACCACGCCCTGCGCAGAGGGCACGTCACGCGCAACGTGGCCATGTTGGCGGCTGCCCCGAAGGTCGAAGAAGAGGAAATCGAGCCGTACGACCTCGAAGAGGTTCAGCGGTTGCTCGCAGAAGCAGCCAAGCTCCCTAATAGCGCGCGCTGGTCCGTCGCACTCGCGCTTGGCCTGCGGCAGGGAGAAGCGCTTGGGTTGCGCTGGTCGGACGTGGACCTCAGGCACGGCGTGATCCGTGTGCGGATGAACCGGCTCCGGCCGAAGTACCGGCACGGCTGCGGTGGGGACTGTGGCAGCAAAGCGGGCTACTGCAAGCAGCGCGTCCGGAAGAACGAGGACACCGCCAACACGAAGTCCCGGGCAGGGCGGCGCGTCATCGGCCTGCCTGACGAACTGGCCCGGCTCATGGAGTTGCACAAAAACGAGCAGGATCGCGACCGCCGGCGCGCTGGCCAGGAATGGCGCGAGACCGGGTTCGTCTTCACGTCCCCGTTCGGCGAACCGCTGGTGCCGAGCACCGACTACGACGCGTGGAAGGACCTACTTGTCAGCGCCAAGGTCCGTGACGGACGCCTTCACGATGCGCGCCACACCGCCGCCACGGTGCTGCTCATCCTGGGAGTCCCCGAACGGGTGGTGATGCAGATCATGGGGTGGTCATCCAGTGCCATGGCAGCCCGGTACCAGCACGTGACCTCCGGCATCCTCGCGGACGTCGCGAAACGCGTCGGTGGTCTCATCTGGGAGGTGGCGAAGGAGGGGACCGGGGGCGACTCGGAGCCTCCCGGCAGGGCCCGTTGA
- a CDS encoding YbaB/EbfC family nucleoid-associated protein, with product MIPGGQPNMQALLQQAQKMQQDLAAAQQELAETEVEGSAGGGLVTATVSGAGELRALVIDPKAVDPEDTETLADLVVAAVHNATDAAQELQQRKLGPLTQGLGGGLPGLF from the coding sequence GTGATTCCCGGTGGTCAGCCGAATATGCAGGCACTGCTCCAGCAGGCGCAGAAGATGCAGCAGGACCTGGCTGCGGCCCAGCAGGAGCTGGCCGAGACCGAGGTCGAGGGCTCGGCGGGCGGCGGTCTTGTGACCGCGACGGTGTCCGGCGCGGGCGAGCTGCGGGCGCTGGTGATCGACCCGAAGGCGGTCGACCCCGAGGACACCGAGACGCTGGCCGACCTGGTGGTCGCCGCCGTCCACAATGCGACCGACGCGGCACAGGAACTGCAGCAGCGCAAGCTCGGCCCGCTCACCCAGGGGCTCGGCGGCGGGCTGCCGGGCCTGTTCTGA